The Halictus rubicundus isolate RS-2024b unplaced genomic scaffold, iyHalRubi1_principal scaffold0845, whole genome shotgun sequence genome window below encodes:
- the LOC143364682 gene encoding uncharacterized protein LOC143364682 isoform X1, with product MVRDVGTRISFLERGICEVHVPQAAVLPHEGHVVVPELLIPCSSGLGAEEHPEFPSVVAPPPLKGPPVTAAETTVLPRSPRTVEDRVTAPGSSRGGHGSSLRTRSPLQRDRSASIQTVFALRLMFRPVRPFAPGTKVRKRRHREAHPRAPGWQIPDRPMAVLGCGTSTAAPPALRAWGRPRIWSPMSPDPSGTQDQSGNGGLPGLRTEQSPRRYPGSPSTIPAPPFSAAVAFERPTR from the exons ATGGTGCGGGATGTAGGAACCAGGATCTCGTTCCTGGAGAGGGGCATCTGCGAGGTCCATGTGCCCCAGGCGGCTGTACTCCCGCATGAAGGCCACGTAGTGGTTCCTGAGCTGCTAATCCCGTGCTCGTCTGGTCTCGGCGCTGAGGAGCATCCTGAATTCCCGTCGGTGGTCGCTCCTCCTCCCCTAAAAG GTCCTCCGGTGACAGCGGCTGAGACGACGGTACTTCCTCGATCTCCCAGAACCGTCGAAGATCGGGTAACGGCTCCTGGCAGCTCACGTGGTGGACACGGGTCTTCCTTACGGACGAGGTCTCCTCTCCAACGGGACCGATCAGCGTCCATCCAAACGGTGTTCGCACTGCGACTGATGTTCCGGCCGGTCCGACCTTTCGCTCCCGGAACAAAAGTCCGCAAACGTCGGCACCGAGAAGCACATCCACGTGCGCCGGGTTGGCAAATTCCGGATCGGCCAATGGCAGTCCTTGGATGTGGGACCAGTACTGCAGCACCACCTGCTTTGAGGGCGTGGGGGCGACCAAGGATTTGGTCACCAATGTCTCCAGATCCATCTGGAACCCAGGATCAATCGGGGAACGGAGGCTTACCTGGACTTCGGACCGAGCAGTCCCCACGGCGGTACCCTGGTAGCCCGTCAACGATACCCGCACCGCCCTTTTCCGCAGCCGTAGCGTTTGAGCGGCCCACTCGCTGA
- the LOC143364682 gene encoding uncharacterized protein LOC143364682 isoform X2 — MVRDVGTRISFLERGICEVHVPQAAVLPHEGHVVVPELLIPCSSGLGAEEHPEFPSVVAPPPLKAAETTVLPRSPRTVEDRVTAPGSSRGGHGSSLRTRSPLQRDRSASIQTVFALRLMFRPVRPFAPGTKVRKRRHREAHPRAPGWQIPDRPMAVLGCGTSTAAPPALRAWGRPRIWSPMSPDPSGTQDQSGNGGLPGLRTEQSPRRYPGSPSTIPAPPFSAAVAFERPTR; from the exons ATGGTGCGGGATGTAGGAACCAGGATCTCGTTCCTGGAGAGGGGCATCTGCGAGGTCCATGTGCCCCAGGCGGCTGTACTCCCGCATGAAGGCCACGTAGTGGTTCCTGAGCTGCTAATCCCGTGCTCGTCTGGTCTCGGCGCTGAGGAGCATCCTGAATTCCCGTCGGTGGTCGCTCCTCCTCCCCTAAAAG CGGCTGAGACGACGGTACTTCCTCGATCTCCCAGAACCGTCGAAGATCGGGTAACGGCTCCTGGCAGCTCACGTGGTGGACACGGGTCTTCCTTACGGACGAGGTCTCCTCTCCAACGGGACCGATCAGCGTCCATCCAAACGGTGTTCGCACTGCGACTGATGTTCCGGCCGGTCCGACCTTTCGCTCCCGGAACAAAAGTCCGCAAACGTCGGCACCGAGAAGCACATCCACGTGCGCCGGGTTGGCAAATTCCGGATCGGCCAATGGCAGTCCTTGGATGTGGGACCAGTACTGCAGCACCACCTGCTTTGAGGGCGTGGGGGCGACCAAGGATTTGGTCACCAATGTCTCCAGATCCATCTGGAACCCAGGATCAATCGGGGAACGGAGGCTTACCTGGACTTCGGACCGAGCAGTCCCCACGGCGGTACCCTGGTAGCCCGTCAACGATACCCGCACCGCCCTTTTCCGCAGCCGTAGCGTTTGAGCGGCCCACTCGCTGA